A portion of the Elephas maximus indicus isolate mEleMax1 chromosome 24, mEleMax1 primary haplotype, whole genome shotgun sequence genome contains these proteins:
- the LOC126066958 gene encoding transmembrane epididymal protein 1-like produces MGSFEGHLFPGLSFFFYGLYHARLFSRASICNYPVQYPPTRPWSKGRWAKLQQIYYVGLLKMLSACVLVAQELHNVPGEFVLITRLFHQRNFIYHKEWQHLTLYMSFFLSGCVDAVSQNLLPQRCAALEQGAQALAFFMCLPLMVSHIQDTEGVELQAHILLIQAMFLLMLVVTAELWAPNMPQIWVMKAFLHMVVGSWLIHIGFMLFKPISGYKWMDDDKNDIMFVTTFFCWHVAFAAVLMTWIYGFSFVWYCYIC; encoded by the coding sequence ATGGGAAGCTTTGAGGGTCATCTGTTCCCGGGGCtatctttcttcttttatggtcTTTATCATGCACGACTGTTCTCCAGGGCCTCGATATGCAACTACCCTGTCCAGTATCCACCAACCCGTCCCTGGAGCAAGGGAAGATGGGCCAAGCTGCAGCAAATATACTATGTTGGATTGCTGAAGATGTTGAGCGCCTGTGTTTTAGTAGCTCAAGAGCTGCATAATGTTCCTGGAGAGTTTGTACTTATCACCAGGCTATTTCACCAGAGAAACTTTATATACCACAAAGAGTGGCAGCATCTCACTCTATACATGAGCTTCTTCCTGAGCGGTTGTGTGGATGCGGTAAGCCAGAACCTGCTGCCCCAGCGATGTGCTGCTCTGGAGCAAGGTGCACAAGCGCTGGCCTTTTTTATGTGTCTGCCCTTGATGGTGTCTCATATTCAGGACACAGAAGGCGTAGAGCTTCAGGCTCACATCCTGCTCATCCAGGCTATGTTCCTGCTGATGCTGGTGGTGACCGCTGAGCTGTGGGCTCCCAATATGCCTCAGATCTGGGTGATGAAGGCCTTTTTACATATGGTGGTAGGCTCTTGGCTGATTCATATAGGCTTTATGCTGTTCAAACCAATCTCTGGCTataaatggatggatgatgaCAAAAATGACATTATGTTTGTCACCACCTTCTTCTGCTGGCACGTGGCCTTTGCTGCCGTTTTGATGACCTGGATCTATGGCTTCTCCTTTGTGTGGTATTGTTACATTTGTTGA